A genomic window from Maylandia zebra isolate NMK-2024a linkage group LG20, Mzebra_GT3a, whole genome shotgun sequence includes:
- the ajap1 gene encoding adherens junction-associated protein 1 codes for MWIKRSVARSPSALKPGSCVGHRVWILLAMTHLTLDFSVCSPLSQGLGIKLTPKPVPRSRPRLQPLWDKPNMLHWRTVSPLAHRLLSPVPPPQDSRAGIVPKVKGQKHWKPAHKGQAACKNCRLRYSQKETGDPLAVLAKAPVALSSERLLIRTRRQLKWDSYDKSQEGRTTTVAGFIDWGPTGTDSIDEDGKMEPNLTSTRAATTTVATTTSTTTRLSQRTFTVVTTTESKSTTKSSMSNTESVKPPKLDPPGDTPGLAVHQIITITVSLIMVIAALITTLVLKNCCAQSGNGRHNSHQRKIHQQEESCQNLTDFTPARVPSKVDIFTAYNDSLQCSHECVRTAVPIYTDEMIQQTPVYKTAYNGNRPSPTERQLIPVAFVSEKWFEISC; via the exons TCCGTCTGCTTTGAAGCCAGGCAGCTGTGTGGGGCATCGGGTGTGGATCCTGCTAGCCATGACTCACCTTACCTTGGACTTTTCTGTGTGCAGCCCTCTCAGTCAAGGTCTGGGGATCAAACTCACGCCTAAACCGGTGCCTCGCTCACGGCCTCGCTTGCAGCCCCTCTGGGATAAGCCTAACATGCTTCACTGGAGAACAGTGAGCCCGTTAGCCCACCGGCTCCTCAGCCCTGTTCCTCCGCCCCAAGACAGCAGGGCAGGAATAGTGCCAAAAGTTAAAGGTCAAAAGCATTGGAAGCCAGCACACAAAGGACAAGCAGCGTGCAAGAATTGCCGGCTGAGATACTCTCAAAAAGAGACGGGCGATCCTTTGGCTGTATTAGCAAAAGCTCCAGTTGCTTTATCAAGCGAGAGGTTGTTAATTAGAACCAGGAGGCAGCTCAAATGGGACAGCTATGACAAGTCTCAGGAGGGCCGGACTACAACAGTGGCTGGATTTATTGACTGGGGACCCACGGGGACTGATAGCATAGATGAGGATGGCAAAATGGAGCCAAACTTAACGTCCACCAGGGCTGCAACTACTACAGTGgccacaaccactagcactacAACCAGGCTCTCCCAAAGGACGTTCACTGTGGTGACCACAACAGAGTCCAAGAGCACCACCAAGTCCTCTATGAGCAACACGGAGTCTGTCAAACCACCAAAGCTAGACCCACCAGGGGACACACCAG GTTTGGCAGTTCACCAGATAATCACAATCACTGTGTCTCTCATTATGGTTATCGCGGCCTTGATTACAACACTCGTCCTTAAAAACTG CTGTGCGCAGTCTGGAAATGGTCGCCACAATAGCCATCAGCGAAAGATCCACCAGCAAGAAGAAAGCTGCCAAAACCTGACAGACTTCACCCCAGCTCGGGTGCCCAGCAAGGTGGACATATTCACTGCCTACAACGACAGCCTGCAGTGCTCGCACGAGTGCGTTCGGACTGCCGTACCCATCTACACTGATGAGATGATCCAGCAGACGCCTGTCTACAAGACTGCTTATAACGGAAACAG GCCCTCACCAACTGAAAGACAACTGATTCCTGTGGCCTTTGTGTCAGAGAAGTGGTTTGAGATCTCATGTTGA